One window from the genome of Cottoperca gobio chromosome 15, fCotGob3.1, whole genome shotgun sequence encodes:
- the LOC115019914 gene encoding uncharacterized protein LOC115019914 has translation MPAFSPPAPLLCVLLCVSVALQRSDLRLAYVTHNSFFYYSCSQDPQPCSVSSLTDCRCKDIQLSTLHRPQSHSSPVFRMRRLTVWFTSPLNTARLLNNSEVRHLTLIHCGPGGSRETPSSSLEGHFAVQHLERLTVVNLAQRLVHQCPDANRFKNTDSNSDSNRDNGALLDTNRFHRDKDTNLDMVGDMFRDSLALSSPRIQDIFLGRELGAAFHEQARLGIIQSSVLEWGAEAKAYTVQTHIDNDGVLPFPDLHLPKLPETSVIFVSFVY, from the coding sequence ATGCCTGCCTTCAGCCCCCCCGcccctctcctctgtgtgctgctgtgtgtgtcggTGGCTCTCCAGCGCTCTGACCTGCGACTGGCTTATGTGACCCACAACAGCTTTTTCTACTACTCCTGCAGCCAGGATCCACAACCCTGCAGCGTCTCATCCCTTACAGACTGCAGATGCAAGGACATCCAGCTTTCCACGCTGCATCGCCCCCAGTCGCACTCGTCTCCCGTTTTCCGAATGAGACGTTTAACTGTTTGGTTCACGTCGCCGTTGAACACGGCACGTCTGCTCAACAACTCGGAGGTGAGGCACCTCACGCTGATCCACTGTGGCCCTGGAGGATCCAGAGAGACACCTTCTTCTTCCCTGGAGGGACATTTTGCTGTGCAGCACCTGGAGAGGCTGACGGTGGTGAACCTGGCGCAGAGGCTGGTTCACCAATGTCCAGATGCAAACAGATTCAAGAACACAGACTCAAACAGTGACTCCAACAGAGATAATGGTGCGCTCCTCGACACAAATAGATTCCACAGGGATAAAGACACAAACCTGGACATGGTTGGGGACATGTTTAGAGATTCCTTGGCTTTGTCCTCTCCCCGGATCCAAGACATCTTCCTGGGCAGGGAGCTGGGAGCAGCGTTTCACGAACAGGCCAGACTGGGGATCATCCAAAGCTCGGTGCTGGAGTGGGGAGCAGAGGCCAAAGCCTACACAGTTcagacacacatagacaacGACGGCGTGCTGCCCTTCCCCGACCTTCACCTGCCAAAATTACCTGAGACATCTGTCATATTTGTCAGCTTTGTGTATTGA